Proteins encoded by one window of Mastacembelus armatus chromosome 23, fMasArm1.2, whole genome shotgun sequence:
- the trim35-14 gene encoding tripartite motif-containing protein 35: MAGRFSLPQVDLSCPICYDIFRDPVVLKCSHSFCAPCLQQYWTGQGQSRDCPLCRSQSVDDPVPSLTLRNLCESYVQESEGLEETVGDLYCEPGEMCPHHGEKLKLFCLLDKEPICVVCHTSKKHKQHDCCPVSEAIADVKEKMKSALSSLQEKRDTFDKMKKNYEDTVSHIQAQAQFVQRRTHEEFEQLHNFLRAEEEARLEALRAEEEQKSREMRQKIEDMERNITSVCASIRVLEEEITLDGISLLHKCKTTLASTNCPVEDSVISPGALIDVAKYMGSLAFDVWKKMNKIIKYTPVTLDPNTAAPWLVLSDDLTSVCDSDEKQKLPDNPERFDPDTGVLGCEGFTSGKHAWDVNVGENTAWVVGVAKESVQRKEKVSSVLTNGYLCVYFYHKMYFAGTSPLTRLNLKRNPQRIRVMLDCGKGKVSFHDPQDNTHIYTFKYAITEKVFPYFWVGCQQCPLTVEPQEVTVKTGEYC; the protein is encoded by the exons ATGGCAGGCAGGTTCTCTCTCCCACAGGTGGACCTCTCCTGTCCTATATGCTACGACATCTTCAGGGACCCAGTGGTCCTTAAGTGCAGCCACAGTTTCTGTGCACCCTGTCTCCAGCAGTACTGGACTGGACAGGGACAAAGCCGTGACTGTCCCCTGTGCAGAAGCCAGAGCGTGGATGACCCCGTGCCCAGTCTCACCCTGAGGAACCTGTGTGAGTCTTATGTCCAGGAAAGTGAGGGTCTGGAGGAGACGGTGGGGGATCTGTACTGTGAGCCAGGAGAGATGTGTCCCCACCATGGGGAGAAGCTTAAGCTCTTTTGCCTGCTGGACAAGGAGCCGATCTGTGTCGTATGCCACACCTCAAAGAAGCACAAACAGCACGACTGCTGTCCGGTCAGTGAAGCCATTGCAGATGTGAAG GAGAAAATGAAGTCAGCCCTCAGCTCACTGCAGGAAAAGAGGGACACTTttgacaaaatgaagaaaaactatGAGGACACCGTGTCACATATTCAG GCCCAGGCTCAGTTTGTGCAAAGGCGGACTCATGAGGAATTTGAACAGCTGCATAACTTCCTTCGGGCCGAGGAGGAAGCCAGGTTGGAAGCGTTGAGGGCGGAGGAAGAGCAGAAGAGTCGAGAGATGAGGCAGAAGATTGAAGATATGGAACGAAACATAACATCTGTGTGTGCGTCCATCAGAGTCTTAGAGGAAGAGATCACTTTAGATGGCATCTCCCTCCTTCAT aaatgcAAGACGACACTagcaag CACCAACTGTCCAGTTGAAGACTCAGTTATATCTCCTGGAGCTCTTATAGATGTGGCCAAATATATGGGCTCCCTGGCATTTGATGTCTGGAAGAAGATGAATAAAATCATCAAATACA CCCCAGTAACTCTGGACCCCAACACCGCTGCCCCATGGCTCGTCCTGTCAGACGACCTCACCAGCGTCTGTGACAGTGATGAGAAACAGAAGCTGCCCGACAACCCGGAGAGGTTCGACCCCGACACCGGCGTGCTGGGCTGCGAGGGCTTCACCTCAGGGAAGCATGCCTGGGACGTCAACGTAGGCGAGAACACAGCATGGGTTGTTGGCGTGGCCAAGGAATCTGtccagagaaaagagaaagtgtctTCAGTGCTGACGAACGgctatctgtgtgtgtacttttaccACAAAATGTACTTTGCAGGTACTTCTCCTTTAACACGACTTAACTTGAAGAGGAACCCGCAGAGAATCAGAGTGATGCTGGACTGTGGCAAAGGCAAGGTGTCTTTTCACGACCCacaggacaacacacacatttatacctTCAAGTACGCCATCACTGAGAAAGTCTTTCCATACTTCTGGGTGGGCTGCCAGCAGTGTCCTTTGACCGTGGAACCACAGGAGGTTACTGTGAAGACTGGTGAATACTGCTGA